The genomic segment ATATTTGGTAAATTGGAGTTAGGCAAATTTAACAGcttatttttattgtatgttgATGAATATAATATTCGATATTTAATTGATAgattatattcgatatttctcatCATCTACGTGAATATAAAATACCTACGTAAATAACATAACGACAATAAAAACTGATACATACTTTTTGTACATATGGATATCTTCTGGGTTCGGTTTTTTCAGCTCAGTACCATAAACTTCCTTCATAGATGGAAACAGTGACTTAAAAGTTATAGGTTCCGGGCTGCTCTCCTTCGAAGAAGCTGCTAATGAGTCGTTTGTGTTGGAACTTTCCTCTTCGTCCACAGTCTCTTCATCTGAACTAGAACTATGCATAAAAATAACAATCATTAAATCAAACAGCAGTAAGAGGCAAACTTGAAATAAATAGATATGTTTCACGTTAATAGTAAGTTGCTGTTGTGTATCagtatgtaaaaaataataaaacaaggcACTTCATACTTACACAACAgataacttaaagaaaaaatagtaaaacagcATTTACCTTGTACTGGAAGCTGTTGACGAACAAGTGGAACTTTGACCAGTAAGTGATGGATTCTTCATCGGCGCAGTCTTACTGTTGCCCTCTTCTCGCCTTCTCACCGGTCGCACTCTTACAGTAAAAGGGCTGTAGTTGGTGGTAAAATTAGGCATGAAATCTCTTATTGAGTTTGGGACTTTTAAGGCAAACACATCGCTAAGCATCGTCAACTCGTACGGCCTGTAGTATTCAACGAATGAGTCAATCATCTCGGCGTCCTGAGAATGGACCTGGAAATATAAGTATGTAAGTAAATACtgcgagccccttcccatatcagttggcccaacgctaggttgataagaaaattaaattttagagaacaaaaataaacgcgcagcgtaaattttgaagttttaatgcatcgaacatttttgaatttcctaattatagaaaatattttataacgtaatgaaaactattgattaaacaaaataataataaattaaaaaaaaacgcatagaattGCAAGTTTACCtctgagttacatcccctttgtttttaatgacatccgcaattcttcgaggcatagtttttaccaagttctgacaaaattctaatgtaaacgaatcccatatttcttgcaattttaatCATGATTAAAGGTGAATATGATTAACTAAACATTAATTTCACATTCtctttatatacatataaaactTTGCTATTTTATTGCAaggttatttattttgaaatgcTGTTAATCCGTTCCAAAGATTTCCTTTCGTTATTCTTGTACATATATAtgaatttgtataaaatatataactatGTTAACTATACCATTTTTATATAGTGAAATTTGTGAACAACCGTTCGCTCCCCGtccttttttttctctctttgcTGGTTCCCTAAACGATCCCGCTCATTATTTCCAACAACTGAGCAACGGTGCCTTCGATACACAAAATATATCAGTGCCCTAAGACTACTTCCAGCATGGTTTACTGTGTGTTACACGATGGAGAGAGGAATGGGATGTCGTCAGTAGTTTTGGAAGATATTGTGCAACAAGATTGTCTATAACTGCATGCCACGTTTAATAAAACTTTTCAAGAGGAATGCTGACTGATAAAGTATCACTACTTTATGGTAATGCCAGACCCTGTACTCACTTTGGACTCAATCATGTTGTTTGGATGGGACATTATGACTCACCAAACCAACTCCCGAACCCAGCACTCAATTAAAAGACCTCTTGAGCGGAGAAAGCTTTTTGAATAATGAGGAAAtcataaaattattgaaaaaaaaattggagcTATAGGACAAGATAATATAAAATGCCCAGACTTCAAAATCTATTGACTCCAGCGAAAAATTGTattcatttttcaatttttaaatgatttaaattGAAACTTACGGTTCTCCTAATACAATTATTGCAGTTCGGAATGTTTTTTCGCCTATTCTATGCCTGATTTAGCACCATTGGAATGTTTTTACTTTTCAAAAAATCGTGTGGCAGTAAGAATGTGCCATCTTCAAAGAATTAAGGTAAATCAAAAGTTTTTGTGGTGTTTTCGTTGGTTTTTTTGGGAACTTTTTCTTATTACAGAATATTATTATACATACCTGAATTAGTTCTGAACAAGCCTTAGTTAGATCGTTGTACGCATACGGCAGACTCTTTAATACCCCTCCATCCCACCACATCGTCAACGGTTTCAGATTAAAAAGGATCGGTTTGTGATGGAAGTAGTAATCGCTGGTGAAATCCCATATCTGTGGCTTGCCTTCTTCGGGTTGGAACAAGCCCAGGAAGAGGTTTATGGCGTTCTGTTTTTCTGCGTCTGAAAAGGTATTGCTGTAGTATCTGCTAAGGGTCTGCATGATGTCGTTGCCTTGCGACGTCCATGGCGCTGTCTTTCTGTAGGTTTTAATTCGGTGGACTAATTGGGAACCACCATATTGGAGAGCTAGCGTATCTCCGTGATCTTCATAAAGAGATTCCAGCATGCGCACACAGTCGGTATCGAATTCGAGGTTAGGAGTATCCAAAATGCCTAGAGCACACAATTGGTAACCTAGAAAGACAAATGTgataataaaacattaaaagttactaACACTGTGTTTATTGGTTGACATATAGCTGTGAGTTAAGAACACTCTCGGGAATGGAAAGATTCTATATGAGAGCAACCTAAGTAATAAAATCCTCACGATCGTCGTATATGCCTTTCCCTAAGTTTGGAAGTTAAATCTCAAAAATCATAAATTAAATAACGATCAGTCTTTGTGATATGTAAAGCAGTCTTTATAATAtgcatcatttaaaaaaaaaaaataataaaaaaataaacagcgAAAAAGTGTTGTATGgacatattttaatactaatacgAGTACTTctgttttttgttataaaatattagcaacatacagtgtgtccgtaaggtatggaataaattcgatatttcctaaatgaaattaattctaagcaataatacagaacattcacgagttaatacaattattgtactacttaactGTTATTGAacgttataaaaaatatttactatttactatttcactaaaaactagtcgaaggctacttttttgcaattgataataaataatttattttcgaatcgcatatctttcaaattatattcattagacccccagtattatacttttttttggaatcagctcatttttatcgataaAAATCGctaaaaatgtcataaaatatagggtgttagatttaaaaaaagagcaagagccgatgacgtcatcaccttaatgtgtatcaccttgtaaaatgaaattttattgtaaaatgtaaaacattaaatttaaaaatcgacgtgttttagatttttttaaaaaggcttttcatttaggaaacatcgaatttattccatactttacgggcACACTGTATACTCATCGAGATACTGAAAAAATACAGTCAATCAAAATTTTCAAGCAATGCTGAGtgacaatacaaataaataatctGCACGAAAATTAGTACGTATGCGAAACAAAGTATACTAGAAAAAATTGATACCACTTAGTTAAAAGTTCTATATTATTTTTGTGAAATTCATAGTAAAACATCATACCTAAAACACACTTTCCAATAGCAAACTGAGCAGTATTGGTCCTATCCAAGCAGTCCACGCAATTGGTCCTAATGATCCCAGTCTGCAAGCTACCAAAATCATTCTGGTATTGTCCTACAACAGTATTTCCTTTCTGGTTATAAAACTTGGGCTTGTTGTGGAAAATCCCCACTTTCATGACAGCATTCTTGGCGATTTCGGCAAGGTGTCCCATCACGTTGCCATTGGCTTTGGTTTTCCTCGCCATATCGAAGTGCTGGTAGATGATCTGGTGTTCCACCGGGAGAAACTGGTTGAGATACTTTATGGCAGAGCTGAGCTCGTCGCTGAGTAGGCGCTCCTGTTTTTTGCGTTCGTGTTGTTTGACTAGATTGAGTATTATTATAGGTGCACCGTACCTCTTTAGAAGTTCGTTAAAATGAGCGCCTGCTGTTTCTGCGAACGGATCGTAGAAGTCTATGGTTATAGCCGGTTTGGCGACCATCTTTCCCATCTCCTGTTTCCAGTGtcctaaaaaaatgtaaaacatatGTGAGTAGATAGGTTAGAAAAACACACTGTTGTTTAGGAaacaatataaaaagaaaaaatgaattGACAACTTACCTGGAATAGAACCCCTCATCTGTACAAAGGACGTAAAATGACTCTTGTTAAAATACGATATACTACAGTCATGGACCATCTGCTCAGTTTCCACCTCATTGGCTACATCGCCTTGAAAATTTGCACCTCGTTTTAAAAATCTAGTACCAGCATATCTGCAGGACCTTCTAGCAATCAGTGTCACATAAATAGAGCGCCCAAATACATTTATATTAGATTGGTCGATGAAACCATGAATTATATAAAGAACCCAGTCAGGATGGAGCTCAGCTTTCACTGCATCACTGGAAAATGAGAAAAATGCTAAATAAATACTGCAGATTTCACAAGCTTAAATAAGGTCCTACCTTAGTAAATGCATATTCCATACAAACTTATTATGTGGTTGTGTTCTGACTCCGTAATTTTGAGTTTCTCCATTATCTGAGCTAGATGAGTTGGATATTATAGAAGAAGAGAGATTGTCAGTGCTCTTATCACTCAAATTAAACTCTTTTTCTTCTGACTCACTGGTTGCTACAAATCTTTTAGGGTTTGTGAGGTTGTGTTGGAGGGTGTGGGTCAGATCATAACTATAACTAAAAAGTGAAATGGTGTTAGTAAAATATGGTATTCAAAAATATAGTACAGAAGtagaaaaagttaaaataatcaaattaGATCTTTTTCTCTGTTTCCTATCACATCATATACTTTTTGAAGGTTAAATATTTTCATAACTATGGAACTTTTAGACCTTGTTGAGTTTTCAacattttaagtatttttattttttatctataaagTTTAGGTAGGTAGGGTAGAGGCACCACTTAAGGCCACTACCCCACCTATGGCCATTTCACTATGATTCGTAGGATAATAAGCATGGCGTCCATCAACCAATAAGCTTGAAGCTGCTAAAATGTCAAATAATTATGTAGGAAGTGGGAACAGTGACAGAAACCTACCTAACTGATCCATTCATTTCATTATTGATGTTTGAGTGGTAGTGTGTTGCACGTGCCGAGCTAACTAACAAATTTTCTTAAGAAACATATCTGATATCATCGTTTTAAATCCAATACTATATGCTATTTTTTCTTCATTAGAAGTGAGAGATAAGGTAAAtagacactttttattttatattttttgtttcattataattaatagtatgatatttgaAAAAATGAAGGTGGCCACAAGTGGAAACCGAAAATCACTATTTACCTACTTATGGCCAATCTGCTGGCCACAAATAGGTAAACGAAATCCACTTTTGGCCAAGTTACTTTTCTACTAATGTAGCATGTTTACATAAATATAGctactttatttcttttagtgAAAATGCCAAATGCCCTTAAGAATAATAAAAGCAGAGTAGAAAAAGTAAGAATACCAAAATTTCAGTATTCaccttcaaaattaaatttagcaTTAAATGCCATATCCGAAGGAATGCCTGTGGCCACAGCCAGTCGTCAATTTAAAGTTCCGAGAACTACTTTGCGCAACAAAATATCCGGAAAGTCTCCAAGAGATTCAGTGCACTGTGGATTCGATTCTCACTTGGGAAAAGAAACTGAAGACCTCTTAGTTGAATGGATATTAAATTGTGCAAAGATGGGATTTCCAATTGATAAAGACGGGTTATTGAGTTCGGTACAAAAACTTGTTCGAGAGTCAAATATTAAAACTCCTTTTGTCAACGATCGTCCAGGAAAAAAATGGTATTACAGCTTCCTTAACAGGCACAAGCAACTGTCCCAGAAGAAAGCAGAATACATTCACGGTGGTAGAGGCGCAGTAACTGAAGAGAAAATACGTAAATGGTTCGACGAGGTTCGTATGAATTTAAGCGATATGAGTGCTACCAGTGTTTTAGATCATCCAAAAAGGATTTACAATATGGATGAAACATGTTTTTGTTTAGCCCCAAAAAGTGGTACTGTAATTGGACCGCGAGGAAAAAACATCTATGATGAACGAACCTCATCAGATAAGGTAAATGTAACCACGCTTTTCACAGTAAATGCAGAAGGAAAATTCGCTCCTCCTTTGACACTTTTTAAATATGACCGGATTCCGTCCGCTGTATGCAAAGCAGCTCCTAAAGGTTGGGGATTAGGGAAAAGTGAAAGAGGCTGGATGACTGCAGAATGTTTTTTTGAGTATTTTTCAAACGTTTTTGTACCCTACCTAAAGGAGTCTCAAATAGAGTTCCCCGTTCTTGTCTTTTTAGATGGACATAAATCCCATCCGACCCTATATTTAAGTATATTTTgcagagaaaatcaaataattttaatagcaTTGCCCCCTAATGCTACTCATATCCTCCAGCCTTTAGACGTCTCTGTGTTTGGGCCTATAAAACAAAAATGGAAACATGttcgaaaatataaaaaaatatatatatatatatatatatatatatatatatatatatatttttttagtggattttcttgggcttaggttcataaaaaaatttttgatttggtactaaggcattttcatatatttattcgacgtttcggcaggaaatccatgcctttttcaagaagtaatattgactaaaaaaacattttatgacagacataatacgattttaagggttaaacttttgacttaccaagcatgtaaaaatttgttactaacaagtagacgtcacaattaaaataatattaaaaacataggacatacccactaagtcactacatgtaaataTACATGTagtgacatatatatatatatatatatatatatatatatacatatacatgtatatatatatatatatatatatatatatatatatatatataataaaagatagaaaacaaTGGTCAGGAGATTACTAAATCATTGGCATTGGCTCAGTTGATTGATGATCCAAAAATGACCTCTAATATAATATCAGGATTTAGAGCCACAGGTCTGTACCCTTTTTCAGAAAATAATGTGGACTACAGTAAAATTATATTGAGAAAATCCGATATGTTTCAAACTAACGATATTAACACTGAAGCCACAGTTTTCCTTAAATATTTAGAATCAAAAATTGATGTGGTTGTCCTGGACCAATTTAagacaacaaaaagaagaaaCCATGAATGGGAAGGTAATGTTGAAGATAAATCGCTGTACAATATTTGGTTTCAAATAGCAAACGAAGTAGAAATTCAACCAACCGAAAGGAGAGATCCGGTTCTGGCGAGAGAAAATCCAGAACCTGATAATAATGCTCTGAACATAATGCTTCCAAATATATGTCTCCTGGTATCTACTACAAATGATAATATGGTAAATGCTGTGTTTTCGGAATCTTCCAATTCTGATTATTTAGCCGATCAAGTTCCGACTACATCGACTGCTAGCAATATTGTGATGGATAGCAGTTTTCGCCCAGATAAGGTAGAAGAAGTCAaacgtaatattttttttgcacaaAAACCGATTTCTTCAACAGTATTTTACAATGTGCTCCCGTACCCTCAACAAAAGGAACCGGACtcaaagaaaaaaaggaaaaaagaataTACACCAAGTGTTGTCACATCTGATAAGTGGGTGGAGTATCATGAAGAATGAGAGaaacttaaaaatgataaagaaaaaaaaagcaagAAAGGAAACAGGCTCGAGAGCATAACAAACAGATGAAGGCACAAAAAAAAGTCgagaaaaaaacaaaagacaaCAAAACTTAAAACGACGAAACCTAAAAAATACGATCTAGATTCAGGCTCTTCTTCAGAAGAACATGAAGACTGGGAGGAACGTGGTAGTAGTGGAGACGATGTTGACTTCATGGAACCAGAACCAGAAAATATTCAAATGTACGATACCGATGATCTGAAATTGGGGAGACTTTGTGCTTGCCAGATTTAAACAACTGGGTAAAAGATCGACGACAACATATAAATATGTTGCCAAAATTATAGATGTCCTT from the Diabrotica undecimpunctata isolate CICGRU chromosome 1, icDiaUnde3, whole genome shotgun sequence genome contains:
- the FIG4 gene encoding polyphosphoinositide phosphatase; amino-acid sequence: MDNSGIVFYPIINSIQRMALYETKAKFYLVGSNNTQTRFRVLKIDRTEAKDLEIYDDKVEYTAEEIRNLICMIESGNRRAGGGFSKVISAFGIVGFIKFLEGYYIILITKRRRVALIGHYTIYKIEDTTMVYIPHESVRVVHSDESRYVKMFQNIDLASNFYYSYSYDLTHTLQHNLTNPKRFVATSESEEKEFNLSDKSTDNLSSSIISNSSSSDNGETQNYGVRTQPHNKFVWNMHLLSDAVKAELHPDWVLYIIHGFIDQSNINVFGRSIYVTLIARRSCRYAGTRFLKRGANFQGDVANEVETEQMVHDCSISYFNKSHFTSFVQMRGSIPGHWKQEMGKMVAKPAITIDFYDPFAETAGAHFNELLKRYGAPIIILNLVKQHERKKQERLLSDELSSAIKYLNQFLPVEHQIIYQHFDMARKTKANGNVMGHLAEIAKNAVMKVGIFHNKPKFYNQKGNTVVGQYQNDFGSLQTGIIRTNCVDCLDRTNTAQFAIGKCVLGYQLCALGILDTPNLEFDTDCVRMLESLYEDHGDTLALQYGGSQLVHRIKTYRKTAPWTSQGNDIMQTLSRYYSNTFSDAEKQNAINLFLGLFQPEEGKPQIWDFTSDYYFHHKPILFNLKPLTMWWDGGVLKSLPYAYNDLTKACSELIQVHSQDAEMIDSFVEYYRPYELTMLSDVFALKVPNSIRDFMPNFTTNYSPFTVRVRPVRRREEGNSKTAPMKNPSLTGQSSTCSSTASSTSSSSDEETVDEEESSNTNDSLAASSKESSPEPITFKSLFPSMKEVYGTELKKPNPEDIHMYKKYVLIGKKANGTAKNVFQSITVNQKMLHELSTDSVFQVTPPKVSEASIDIYKKYIEVGKHGGFQPTRSDLLIYERYANYK